tttataaaaactgtACTAATGAGTTTACGATGATATTTTAGacatttttataatacttaactaAACTATTGgtagattttttattataatattaggaatgctttaatatattttttaaatttaatagatcaattaatgagttttttttcataatacagaaactaaataataatttttcattttgtttttgAGTGAATGAGTCCATCAAGTTAGTTTCCCATCTAAGGATATTCAGGACTTATGAAACAAGAAAATAGAAAACAAGAAATTTGTTAAAGCAATTCAAAGAAAACAACTAGCACCATTTCTCAGATGTTAGATCTGAAACTTAAACTGAATTCTTGCAATTATGATGCAGGAGCTGCAAGATAGAGTAGCAAAGGCAAAAGATTCAAACGAAGAGATTATAAAAATAAGGAAGGAGATCGTCGACTTCCATGGAGAGATGGTTTTGCTGGAGAATTATAGTGCTCTTAACTACACAGGTAAAATGCTTTAATTGTTCTCAAATTTGTTCTTACTTCAATACCTTATAGCGCAGAGAAGTTCTTATTTGCTCAAACTAACTTGCTATGGTTTTAACAGGATTAGTAAAAATACTAAAGAAGTATGACAAAAGAACTGGCGCTCTCATTCGGCTGCCCTTCATCCAGAAGGTCTTGCAACAGCCGTTCTTCACCACAGACCTTCTTTACAAGCTCGTGAAAGAGTGCGAGACAATGCTTGATCGCCTTTTCCCAAAATACGAACCACCATCTTCGGTTGAAGCAGTTGATGGGGATGAAGGATGCGATCCTTCAACTTCTACAACCACCAAGAATGATGATCTGCTCAGAGTACCCAAGGAACTTGCAGAGATTGAACATATGAAGAGCTTGTACATGAAGAGCACCATTTCGGCGTTGAGAGTTTTGAAGGAAATTCGGAGCGGAAGCTCTACTGTTAGTGTATTTTCATTGCCACCGCTGCAGTTGGGTGCTTTGGATGATACTTGGAAGAAGGTTCCCATTCTGGAACAGGAGGCCAAGTAATTGGATATTGAGAAAAGGAAATAGGAGACCATCATATCACGTTGtttgttttgttattttattttcttaccttaCTGCatattttatgcatgttttagatgcTAACACAGATGTAAAATGTTTAATTCGAGCTGGAATGAATATTATATAAAGCAAAATTTGGTAAAAGATTTATTACATTTGCATCATTAAGTTTAAAAATCCTTAATAATGTGAAATTGAAAATAAGACCAAATAAGCTTTTCAATAAATTTCTGGTCAAAGAACGCACCACGGCCAGGTC
This Manihot esculenta cultivar AM560-2 chromosome 6, M.esculenta_v8, whole genome shotgun sequence DNA region includes the following protein-coding sequences:
- the LOC110607124 gene encoding SPX domain-containing protein 1; translation: MKFGKSLSNQIEETLPEWRDKFLSYKELKKRLKLIEPNKGGDRPTKRPRLGDGDSSIDGAAGGDNKDAMTKEEIDFIKLLEDELEKFNTFFVEMEEEYIIRLKELQDRVAKAKDSNEEIIKIRKEIVDFHGEMVLLENYSALNYTGLVKILKKYDKRTGALIRLPFIQKVLQQPFFTTDLLYKLVKECETMLDRLFPKYEPPSSVEAVDGDEGCDPSTSTTTKNDDLLRVPKELAEIEHMKSLYMKSTISALRVLKEIRSGSSTVSVFSLPPLQLGALDDTWKKVPILEQEAK